A genomic segment from Desulfurella amilsii encodes:
- a CDS encoding UDP-N-acetylmuramoyl-L-alanyl-D-glutamate--2,6-diaminopimelate ligase, translated as MLLGEIEKICNLQVSENLKNKEVKGLTYDSRKVQEGFVFFSIKGQKTDGNLFIDEAFSKKALAVVSQDCSGINNCIEAKDTRKCMGEIANYFYKEPSKSLNVVGITGTNGKTTTTYLLKSIFEKSGIIGTTGYYFDSIAKKLDNTTPESIDLNEIFLEMKPFVNYAFMEVSSHAITFERISGIDFKLKVFTNLSQDHLDFYQTMENYAKAKASFFKDNDFRVINTDDYVGKSLFKKGYTITYGFQSADIYPTHYEFDINGLYLKLNVFGDTYEINSHLLGLYNIYNIMAAVGSSVYFGVSKSRIIQALSSFKNVPGRLEKFIKEGRCAVVDYAHTDDAVKNVLTTLRQLAKNRLIVVFGAGGDRDKTKRPKMGKAANDLADIIIITNDNPRTEDPDLIISDIVNGIYNHEKIIIEKDRKLAMIKALEMSKEGDIVAILGKGHEDYQIIGDKKYHFDDREVVRNFWNVESK; from the coding sequence AAAGAAGTAAAAGGTCTTACTTACGATTCGAGAAAAGTACAAGAGGGATTTGTATTTTTTTCAATAAAAGGCCAAAAAACAGATGGCAATTTGTTTATAGATGAAGCATTTTCGAAAAAAGCACTTGCTGTTGTAAGCCAAGACTGCTCTGGAATCAATAATTGCATTGAAGCAAAAGATACTCGCAAATGCATGGGCGAAATTGCCAACTATTTTTACAAAGAGCCTTCAAAATCACTCAATGTTGTCGGTATTACAGGAACAAATGGTAAAACAACCACCACATACTTACTTAAATCAATATTTGAAAAAAGCGGTATAATTGGAACAACCGGGTATTATTTTGACAGTATTGCAAAAAAACTCGATAACACAACCCCTGAATCAATAGATTTAAATGAGATATTTCTTGAAATGAAGCCTTTTGTTAATTATGCGTTTATGGAAGTTTCATCTCATGCTATCACATTTGAGCGTATATCAGGTATTGATTTTAAGTTAAAAGTTTTTACCAATTTAAGCCAAGATCATTTAGATTTTTACCAAACAATGGAAAATTATGCAAAAGCAAAGGCTTCTTTTTTTAAAGACAATGACTTTAGAGTAATTAACACAGACGATTATGTGGGAAAATCTTTGTTTAAAAAAGGCTACACCATAACATATGGCTTTCAATCTGCCGATATCTACCCAACTCACTACGAGTTTGATATAAACGGTTTATATTTAAAACTCAATGTATTTGGTGATACTTATGAGATTAACTCCCACCTACTTGGGTTATACAACATCTATAATATCATGGCTGCAGTAGGCTCTAGCGTGTATTTTGGTGTATCTAAATCACGCATAATACAAGCACTTTCTAGCTTCAAAAATGTACCAGGAAGATTAGAAAAATTCATAAAAGAGGGCCGATGTGCCGTTGTGGATTATGCACACACAGATGATGCTGTGAAAAATGTATTAACAACACTAAGACAGCTTGCAAAAAATAGATTGATAGTAGTCTTTGGCGCAGGAGGCGACAGAGACAAAACCAAAAGGCCCAAAATGGGCAAAGCGGCAAACGATTTAGCAGATATAATTATCATTACAAACGATAACCCAAGAACAGAAGATCCTGATTTAATCATATCTGATATTGTAAACGGCATTTACAACCATGAAAAAATTATAATTGAAAAAGATAGAAAATTAGCTATGATTAAAGCGCTTGAAATGTCAAAAGAAGGTGACATTGTAGCAATTTTAGGAAAAGGACACGAAGATTACCAAATTATCGGGGACAAAAAATATCACTTCGATGATAGAGAAGTTGTAAGGAATTTTTGGAATGTGGAATCTAAATGA
- a CDS encoding UDP-N-acetylmuramoyl-tripeptide--D-alanyl-D-alanine ligase produces the protein MWNLNEIIDQLKPLEILKPQTQTFNNICIDSRTIEKDDIFLAFKGEFKDGHDFIDEAFKRQCGLCICEKTINKPYLKVNDSKKALKNLASFNKLRNKAKVIAIVGSVGKTSTKELLKSYFSAANINIFYTQSNENNWIGVCKTLLRASCSTQFGIVEVGTNHKGEIADIASFLKPDFVIFTEIGTSHLGNFDSIEAIFKEKTSIVNFLTDKKNVVYNKDNALLKSRFSKNHISYSNNDTDADVYIIDCKKNEQINILTVKVFNQIIKFSSPFWLNISNILSILAFVGSQKLLDADYFQKALNSINLPSYRMQLEKLNSTNFILDCYNASFESIKFAINELNTKKGKKLAILGDVLELGSHSESLHKEIGEYIAGFDIDTIAYGKDAKYIALAKNKALFFENKEELSKTLKATYENYDWILIKGSRGLKMEEIFNNLKKEVT, from the coding sequence ATGTGGAATCTAAATGAGATTATTGATCAACTAAAACCCCTAGAAATTTTAAAGCCTCAAACACAGACTTTCAATAACATTTGTATAGACTCAAGGACCATTGAAAAAGATGATATTTTTTTGGCGTTTAAGGGTGAGTTCAAAGATGGCCACGATTTTATAGATGAGGCTTTCAAAAGGCAATGTGGCCTATGTATATGCGAAAAAACTATAAATAAACCTTATTTAAAGGTCAATGATTCAAAAAAAGCCCTAAAAAATTTAGCTAGCTTCAATAAACTAAGAAACAAAGCTAAAGTAATTGCTATCGTAGGCTCTGTTGGAAAGACAAGTACAAAAGAATTGTTAAAATCATACTTTAGCGCTGCAAATATTAATATTTTTTACACACAATCAAACGAAAACAATTGGATTGGTGTTTGCAAAACATTACTTAGGGCTTCTTGTAGTACACAATTTGGCATAGTAGAGGTAGGCACAAACCACAAAGGTGAGATTGCAGATATTGCTAGTTTTTTAAAACCGGACTTTGTTATTTTTACAGAAATTGGCACCTCACATTTAGGAAATTTTGACTCGATTGAAGCTATATTCAAAGAAAAAACTTCAATAGTAAACTTTCTTACCGATAAAAAAAACGTTGTTTATAACAAAGATAATGCTTTACTTAAAAGTCGATTTTCCAAAAATCATATTAGTTACTCAAACAATGATACAGATGCTGATGTTTATATAATCGATTGTAAAAAAAATGAGCAGATAAATATCTTAACAGTAAAAGTTTTTAATCAAATAATAAAATTTAGCTCACCCTTTTGGCTTAATATTTCAAATATACTATCTATACTAGCATTTGTTGGTTCTCAAAAATTACTAGACGCTGATTATTTTCAAAAAGCCCTTAATAGTATTAATTTGCCATCCTATCGAATGCAACTTGAAAAACTTAACAGCACAAACTTTATTTTAGACTGTTACAATGCAAGTTTTGAGTCAATTAAGTTTGCTATTAACGAGCTAAATACAAAAAAAGGCAAAAAACTTGCAATTTTAGGCGATGTATTGGAGCTTGGAAGCCACTCAGAAAGCCTGCATAAAGAAATTGGTGAATACATTGCTGGCTTTGATATAGATACCATAGCTTACGGAAAAGATGCAAAATATATTGCCTTAGCTAAAAATAAAGCGCTTTTTTTCGAAAACAAGGAAGAGTTATCCAAAACTTTGAAAGCTACCTACGAAAATTATGATTGGATTTTAATTAAAGGTTCAAGAGGCCTGAAAATGGAAGAAATATTTAATAATTTAAAAAAAGAGGTAACTTAG
- the mraY gene encoding phospho-N-acetylmuramoyl-pentapeptide-transferase, with translation MLYYLFYKQLIAYAHFFNIFYYITFRAMAAAATGFLLSMVFSHYFIPFLKKKQIGQTIREDGPKRHLQKAGTPTIGGVIIWFGFIISVLLWARLDVNWVWIILFTAISFAFIGFLDDFLKIKRGKGNGLKARTKFYLQIFFASVVSVLIFVVYSRYSNCPGCFYMPFFKNLVFNMGLFYILFSIFVIVGASNAVNLTDGLDGLATGPSLTTIFTLAIFAYVSGNLVLATYLRLPYVFGSGEVTVVLSALFGSCLAFLWYNCYPAEVFMGDTGSLGLGAIFGVIAIIVKEEVVLVIAGGIFVIETISVILQVASFKTTGERIFKMAPIHHHFELKNWPESKVIIRFWIMSILLSLVALTALKLR, from the coding sequence GTGTTGTACTATTTATTTTATAAACAATTAATCGCTTACGCCCATTTTTTCAATATATTTTATTATATAACATTTAGGGCAATGGCAGCAGCTGCAACGGGTTTTTTACTTTCAATGGTATTTTCGCACTACTTTATACCTTTTTTAAAAAAGAAACAGATAGGTCAAACTATAAGGGAAGATGGCCCCAAAAGACATCTTCAAAAAGCAGGTACTCCTACGATAGGTGGGGTAATAATATGGTTTGGATTTATAATAAGCGTTTTACTGTGGGCAAGACTGGATGTCAACTGGGTGTGGATTATTTTATTTACGGCAATTTCTTTTGCTTTTATAGGCTTTTTGGATGATTTTTTAAAGATAAAAAGAGGTAAGGGAAACGGCCTTAAAGCCAGAACAAAATTCTACCTTCAAATCTTTTTTGCAAGTGTTGTGTCTGTTTTAATATTTGTGGTGTACAGCAGGTATTCAAACTGCCCTGGTTGTTTTTATATGCCTTTTTTTAAAAACCTAGTGTTTAATATGGGCCTTTTTTATATACTATTTAGTATATTTGTAATAGTGGGTGCTTCAAATGCCGTAAATTTAACTGATGGTTTAGATGGCCTAGCTACAGGACCATCCCTTACAACAATATTTACGCTCGCTATTTTTGCTTATGTTTCTGGCAACTTAGTATTGGCTACTTATTTAAGGTTACCTTATGTTTTTGGAAGCGGTGAAGTTACGGTGGTTTTATCCGCGCTTTTTGGTTCGTGTTTGGCATTTTTGTGGTATAATTGCTACCCAGCTGAGGTTTTTATGGGTGACACGGGATCTTTAGGCCTTGGAGCAATTTTTGGCGTAATTGCTATTATAGTTAAAGAAGAAGTGGTACTTGTGATAGCAGGCGGTATTTTTGTTATTGAAACAATTTCAGTTATTTTGCAAGTAGCTAGCTTTAAAACAACGGGTGAGCGTATTTTTAAAATGGCGCCTATTCATCATCATTTTGAGCTTAAAAACTGGCCAGAATCGAAAGTTATCATCAGGTTTTGGATAATGTCTATTTTACTATCATTAGTTGCACTTACTGCATTAAAATTGAGGTAA
- the murD gene encoding UDP-N-acetylmuramoyl-L-alanine--D-glutamate ligase, producing MKIAILGFGKSGRSVLNALLEKNQDEVFVFDDSKLPDEPNFFGGENAKLFLEMDFDLVVVSPGIPKHHPYIKYAKEKNMTIISELEFGFRLAKCKIIAITGTNGKSTTVKLIDNILKKAGKKALMCGNYGLPLTKAAKVSHLLDYLVTEVSSFQLEFIDTFKPYIAIILNISQDHLSWHGSFEKYKKAKLKIAKNLTNEDYLIRNLDENYTVAAPNVIGFSTVRENAQSKITQKKVTINFREHFEIENTKLIGIHNMQNIAAASLACLICNMPKDTIKEVVMNQETLPHRLEYVCEIEGVKFYNDSKSTNIDSVRKAIESFENKQNIVVILGGKHKGESYANLMDLLTQVTGVVIFGEDRGKILSELHKLKPIPLPAINVKGACLAAFHIAKPGDIVLFSPGGSSFDQFKNFEERGEAFRAECLAFKEEYDKAPRL from the coding sequence ATGAAAATTGCAATATTAGGCTTTGGAAAAAGTGGAAGAAGCGTACTTAATGCACTTTTAGAAAAAAATCAAGATGAAGTGTTTGTATTTGACGATTCTAAATTGCCGGATGAACCCAATTTTTTTGGTGGAGAAAATGCTAAACTTTTTTTAGAAATGGATTTTGATTTAGTTGTAGTCTCGCCTGGTATACCAAAACACCACCCATACATAAAGTATGCCAAAGAAAAAAATATGACCATAATCAGCGAACTAGAGTTTGGCTTTAGGCTTGCTAAATGCAAAATAATTGCCATTACGGGCACAAACGGCAAATCCACAACTGTAAAACTTATTGACAACATACTCAAAAAAGCTGGCAAAAAAGCGCTAATGTGTGGCAATTATGGCCTACCGTTAACAAAAGCTGCAAAAGTTTCCCATTTGCTCGACTACTTAGTCACAGAAGTAAGCAGCTTTCAATTAGAGTTCATAGACACATTTAAACCATACATTGCAATTATTTTAAACATCTCACAAGATCATTTAAGTTGGCATGGAAGTTTTGAAAAATACAAAAAAGCTAAATTAAAAATAGCAAAAAATCTCACAAATGAAGATTATCTAATAAGAAACCTCGATGAAAACTATACAGTTGCTGCTCCAAATGTTATTGGGTTTTCAACTGTAAGAGAAAATGCTCAATCCAAAATAACACAAAAAAAGGTTACTATTAATTTTAGAGAACATTTTGAGATTGAAAATACAAAATTGATCGGCATACATAATATGCAAAACATTGCAGCAGCAAGCCTTGCATGTCTAATATGCAATATGCCAAAAGATACAATCAAGGAGGTTGTTATGAATCAAGAAACATTACCACATAGATTAGAGTATGTATGCGAAATTGAAGGTGTAAAATTTTATAATGACTCAAAAAGCACAAATATAGACTCTGTTAGAAAGGCCATTGAATCGTTTGAAAACAAACAAAATATCGTAGTTATACTTGGTGGTAAGCATAAAGGCGAGTCATATGCGAACTTAATGGATTTATTAACACAAGTTACTGGCGTTGTTATTTTTGGAGAAGATAGAGGAAAAATTCTTTCTGAACTGCATAAATTAAAACCCATACCGCTTCCAGCTATTAATGTAAAAGGCGCTTGCTTGGCAGCTTTCCATATAGCAAAACCAGGCGATATAGTATTATTTAGTCCAGGTGGGTCTAGTTTTGATCAGTTTAAAAATTTTGAAGAGCGGGGCGAAGCTTTCAGGGCAGAATGTTTAGCTTTTAAAGAAGAATATGACAAAGCACCGCGCCTTTGA
- a CDS encoding FtsW/RodA/SpoVE family cell cycle protein yields the protein MTKHRAFEPIAIVFCVFILVFIGLIETWSASNYFFFQHFNKPNFLLERDIIYIIVSFFVGYFFYRLNPQKLRQLIPLLLSLAIVFLIALHLGFGVNIRGAVRWINFGIFSFEPTEFARFAFILYLADFIDRKYEHLNNLSVFLPLFLVFAVITLLIISQPDIGGAFLFAIVVLCVLYIFGLRFSYIGIILILGVILFSSVFLIHPERLERVISFLHNHNLPYQVHQGFVALAGGGLFGRGIGNGSFKSLFLPDAYNDFIIASIGEDLGFFGVSLVVILLFLLVYSIFSIATKLDDYYEKAFVFAAGFVFSIQILINLFSVFHIIPTKGTVLPLVSYGGSSLVVNAMFIGATLSMSRKL from the coding sequence ATGACAAAGCACCGCGCCTTTGAACCTATTGCTATAGTTTTTTGTGTTTTTATATTAGTTTTTATAGGCTTAATTGAAACATGGAGCGCATCTAATTACTTTTTTTTCCAGCATTTTAACAAACCAAATTTTTTACTTGAAAGAGACATAATATACATTATTGTGTCTTTTTTTGTAGGTTATTTTTTCTATAGATTAAACCCTCAAAAGTTAAGACAATTGATACCACTTTTACTTAGCTTAGCTATTGTTTTTTTGATAGCTCTTCATTTAGGCTTTGGCGTAAACATCAGAGGGGCTGTAAGGTGGATAAATTTTGGTATTTTTTCATTTGAACCAACCGAGTTTGCTCGCTTTGCCTTTATTTTATATTTAGCAGATTTCATTGACAGGAAATATGAGCATTTAAACAACTTAAGTGTATTTCTTCCACTTTTTTTAGTTTTTGCCGTCATAACTTTACTAATTATATCTCAGCCAGATATTGGTGGTGCTTTCCTTTTTGCCATTGTAGTGCTTTGCGTGCTTTATATTTTTGGCTTAAGGTTTAGCTATATTGGGATTATTCTCATATTGGGTGTTATACTTTTTTCTTCTGTATTTTTGATCCATCCAGAGCGTTTGGAAAGAGTTATAAGCTTTTTGCATAACCACAACCTACCCTATCAGGTTCATCAAGGTTTTGTTGCGCTTGCAGGGGGCGGGTTATTCGGCAGAGGTATCGGTAATGGAAGTTTTAAAAGTTTATTTTTGCCAGATGCTTACAATGATTTTATTATAGCCTCAATTGGCGAAGACTTAGGTTTTTTTGGCGTATCGTTAGTCGTTATCCTGCTTTTTTTGCTTGTTTATTCAATATTTTCAATCGCTACTAAATTGGATGATTATTACGAAAAAGCATTTGTTTTCGCTGCAGGTTTTGTATTTTCAATTCAAATATTAATAAACCTTTTTAGCGTATTTCATATAATACCCACAAAAGGCACTGTGCTGCCGCTTGTAAGCTATGGCGGATCAAGCCTTGTTGTAAATGCAATGTTTATTGGCGCAACACTCAGTATGTCAAGAAAATTATAG
- the cobC gene encoding alpha-ribazole phosphatase has translation MEKLEFFKRKTISIYIVRHPEVENALLKVFNGSLDVDLSKNGLVQAKKLKEFFKDKEIKKIFSSPLKRCIKTASIIQEAINCELIVNNRLKERNFGIFESLSWQEIEKNYPIEASSFLKDPFNFKIKNGESFSDVYNRVKSFLEEFDFSEHTLIVAHGGVNRVMIKHFMDLKNEKILSISQDFACINHFLTDGNFFLTKLINGVL, from the coding sequence GTGGAAAAGTTGGAATTTTTTAAGAGAAAGACAATCAGCATCTACATTGTAAGGCACCCGGAAGTTGAAAATGCTTTGTTAAAAGTGTTTAATGGTTCTTTAGATGTAGACTTATCAAAAAATGGACTGGTGCAAGCCAAAAAACTTAAAGAGTTTTTTAAAGATAAAGAAATAAAAAAAATATTCTCAAGCCCGCTAAAAAGATGTATAAAAACTGCAAGTATTATTCAAGAAGCTATAAATTGCGAGTTAATTGTTAATAATAGACTTAAAGAGAGAAATTTTGGGATTTTTGAATCACTTAGCTGGCAAGAAATAGAAAAAAATTACCCCATTGAAGCATCGAGTTTTTTAAAAGACCCATTTAATTTTAAAATTAAAAATGGTGAAAGCTTTTCTGATGTGTATAATCGTGTAAAAAGTTTTCTAGAAGAATTTGATTTTAGCGAGCATACTTTAATTGTAGCTCATGGTGGTGTTAATCGTGTTATGATAAAGCATTTTATGGATTTAAAAAATGAAAAGATTTTATCCATATCGCAAGATTTTGCTTGCATAAATCATTTTTTAACCGACGGTAACTTTTTTTTAACCAAACTAATAAATGGTGTGCTATGA
- the murI gene encoding glutamate racemase, producing MIGVFDSGVGGLTVIKPLIEHFKSDIIYLGDTARVPYGNKSRETIIKYSIENTRFLLKKGVDFIIVACNTASSLAIEALRNTFNVPIFGVVESTAKVASNFSSIAVIGTKATIESNAYKKTIKMFNRNAQIEQRACPLFVPLIEEGLINDEITKIVAKRYLSGINAQTLVLGCTHYPLIKHVIQDILPNTNIIDSGTSLIHTIDKSMFKGSGKVEFYATDSPENFSKIGKFFLGKDFNSVKLVDLEEL from the coding sequence ATGATTGGCGTTTTTGATTCTGGCGTTGGTGGTTTAACCGTAATAAAACCGCTAATCGAGCATTTTAAAAGCGATATAATCTATCTTGGTGACACAGCAAGAGTGCCTTATGGCAACAAATCAAGAGAAACAATCATTAAATACTCTATAGAAAATACAAGGTTTTTGCTGAAAAAAGGCGTTGATTTTATAATTGTTGCATGCAATACGGCTTCAAGTCTTGCCATTGAGGCCTTAAGAAACACTTTCAATGTGCCTATATTTGGTGTTGTAGAATCTACAGCAAAAGTAGCTTCAAATTTTTCTAGTATCGCAGTAATAGGCACAAAAGCTACCATAGAAAGCAATGCCTACAAAAAAACGATAAAAATGTTTAATAGAAACGCTCAAATAGAACAAAGAGCATGTCCTTTGTTTGTGCCGCTCATAGAAGAAGGATTAATTAATGACGAAATAACGAAAATTGTAGCAAAACGCTACTTAAGCGGTATAAATGCTCAGACGCTTGTGCTTGGTTGTACGCATTATCCTCTAATAAAACATGTTATCCAAGATATCTTACCAAATACGAATATAATAGATTCTGGCACATCTCTAATTCATACAATTGACAAAAGTATGTTCAAAGGTTCAGGCAAAGTAGAATTTTATGCAACAGACTCTCCAGAAAATTTTTCAAAAATTGGAAAATTTTTTTTGGGTAAAGATTTTAATAGTGTAAAATTAGTTGACCTGGAGGAATTATGA
- the hisH gene encoding imidazole glycerol phosphate synthase subunit HisH, whose translation MIAVIDYDAGNVASVTKAIEKAGYQTYLTKDPKTIKNSSGVVLPGVGAFGDCIDKLKKYNLIDSILESIESKKPFLGICVGFQLLFEEGYEFGIHKGLGIFKGSCVKFTPNANQKVPHMGWNTVYYTKVCKLFDGIKNNSYFYFVHSYYTDSDDNCAAKTDYICTFTSASQKDNVYGVQFHPEKSQILGLKIYENFCRMCEETC comes from the coding sequence ATGATTGCGGTTATAGATTACGATGCTGGAAATGTTGCATCTGTTACAAAAGCCATAGAGAAAGCTGGCTATCAAACCTACTTAACCAAAGACCCAAAAACTATTAAAAATTCAAGTGGTGTAGTGTTGCCAGGTGTGGGCGCTTTTGGCGATTGTATTGATAAGCTAAAAAAGTACAATTTGATTGATAGTATATTAGAGAGTATTGAATCAAAAAAGCCATTTTTGGGTATATGCGTAGGGTTTCAATTGCTTTTTGAAGAAGGATACGAATTTGGTATACACAAAGGACTTGGTATATTTAAAGGCTCATGTGTAAAATTTACACCTAACGCTAATCAGAAAGTGCCTCACATGGGCTGGAATACCGTATATTACACCAAAGTCTGTAAATTATTCGATGGTATTAAGAATAATTCATACTTTTATTTTGTCCACTCATATTATACAGACTCTGATGACAATTGCGCAGCAAAAACAGACTACATTTGTACATTTACAAGCGCAAGCCAAAAAGACAATGTGTATGGGGTTCAGTTCCATCCAGAAAAAAGCCAAATATTGGGTTTAAAAATATATGAAAATTTTTGCAGAATGTGTGAAGAAACATGTTAG
- the hisA gene encoding 1-(5-phosphoribosyl)-5-[(5-phosphoribosylamino)methylideneamino]imidazole-4-carboxamide isomerase has product MLVIPAIDLMGSKVVRLTKGKADSAKTYSENPIEFALYFESLGFKRIHIVDLDAAFGKNDNFQTIQSIAKHTHIELEVGGGIRNFVTAQKLVDLGIKRLIIGSLPFKNKKEFENILKEFAEYIIMGIDVDNNRVKIYGWVEDTQVTCIDFLKQVERWGLKEAIVTDISKDGTLSGLDENFYGKIAQESKLNIIASGGIKSIDDIKRLKKFEQDGVLGVILGKAIYEGTIDPSKIKEGEL; this is encoded by the coding sequence ATGTTAGTTATACCAGCTATTGATTTAATGGGTTCAAAAGTCGTAAGACTAACAAAAGGCAAAGCAGACAGTGCAAAAACATACAGTGAGAATCCGATAGAATTTGCATTATATTTTGAGTCGCTTGGCTTTAAAAGAATTCACATAGTTGATTTAGATGCTGCATTTGGGAAAAACGATAACTTTCAAACAATTCAAAGCATTGCAAAACATACACATATCGAACTAGAGGTTGGCGGTGGCATAAGAAACTTTGTAACTGCGCAAAAGTTAGTAGATTTAGGCATAAAAAGGCTTATAATTGGCAGTCTGCCATTTAAAAACAAAAAAGAATTTGAAAATATATTAAAAGAATTTGCAGAATACATTATAATGGGCATAGATGTAGATAATAATAGAGTTAAAATTTATGGGTGGGTAGAAGATACCCAGGTAACATGCATAGATTTTTTAAAACAGGTTGAACGGTGGGGTTTAAAAGAAGCAATAGTAACCGATATCTCAAAAGACGGAACACTAAGCGGGCTAGACGAGAATTTTTATGGTAAAATAGCGCAAGAAAGCAAACTTAACATAATTGCCTCAGGTGGAATAAAAAGTATAGATGATATAAAGCGCCTCAAAAAATTCGAGCAGGATGGCGTCTTGGGTGTTATATTAGGAAAAGCTATATATGAAGGCACTATTGATCCAAGCAAGATCAAAGAGGGGGAGTTATGA
- a CDS encoding MBL fold metallo-hydrolase — MKLLTLVENTSTGGILKSEHGLSVLVESDGQYVLFDTGQSDCIIHNAKTLNVNLEMINKIVLSHGHYDHVGGLKYILQHTKAPIIAHPEIFRKRYSKKGDKLRYIGIEDKEFFENLSAHFQFSTTPTEVIKNVYTTGFVDLKTDFEEVDKDFVFESNGKYIKDNVPDDLSLVLNLKEGLFIVFGCAHRGIINIMNHSEKIFNKKVIGFIGGTHLGPANSLQKEKTIKQLHKILQLKIIGPSHCTGIAMTCVLAKEFPDKILYNNAGTMLDVGD, encoded by the coding sequence ATGAAACTCTTAACACTTGTAGAAAATACCTCAACAGGGGGTATTTTAAAATCAGAACATGGCTTAAGTGTGCTGGTTGAATCAGATGGTCAATATGTATTGTTTGATACAGGCCAAAGCGACTGCATTATCCACAACGCAAAAACCTTAAATGTAAACTTAGAAATGATTAATAAAATCGTTTTAAGCCACGGCCACTATGATCATGTAGGAGGTCTTAAGTATATACTGCAGCATACAAAAGCGCCCATTATTGCCCACCCAGAAATTTTTCGCAAAAGGTACTCAAAAAAAGGCGATAAATTAAGATATATAGGCATAGAAGACAAAGAGTTTTTTGAAAATTTAAGCGCCCATTTCCAGTTTAGTACAACACCCACAGAAGTGATAAAAAATGTTTACACAACAGGTTTTGTTGATTTAAAAACCGATTTTGAAGAAGTTGACAAAGATTTTGTTTTTGAGTCAAACGGTAAATACATAAAAGACAATGTGCCAGATGATTTAAGCCTAGTACTAAACCTAAAAGAGGGCCTTTTTATTGTTTTTGGTTGTGCCCATAGGGGAATAATTAATATAATGAATCACAGCGAAAAAATATTCAACAAAAAGGTAATCGGTTTTATTGGCGGTACGCATTTGGGCCCTGCAAACAGTTTGCAAAAAGAAAAAACTATTAAACAATTGCATAAAATACTGCAGCTAAAAATTATTGGGCCATCACATTGCACAGGTATAGCTATGACTTGTGTTTTGGCAAAAGAGTTTCCAGATAAAATACTTTACAATAATGCAGGAACTATGCTTGACGTAGGTGATTAA
- the hisF gene encoding imidazole glycerol phosphate synthase subunit HisF, producing the protein MLAKRIIPCLDVKEGRVVKGINFVDLKDAGDPVEQAIIYDSQLADELVFLDITASYEKRSIMIDVVASCAQNIFMPLTVGGGIRNIDDIRNLLKAGADKVSINSAAVRNPDFLNEAVKIFGSQCIVIAVDAKKVNNDFFVFIDGGRKAANIKVIDWLNEVQERGAGEILLTSMDKDGTKEGYDLELTKLVCKNSSIPVIASGGAGNVEHIKEVFEIGADAALAASIFHFGEVSIIETKKYLLQHNINVRI; encoded by the coding sequence ATGTTAGCAAAACGCATTATTCCATGCCTCGATGTAAAAGAAGGCAGGGTAGTAAAAGGTATAAACTTTGTTGATCTAAAAGACGCTGGAGACCCAGTAGAACAAGCAATAATATATGATAGCCAGCTGGCTGATGAGCTTGTATTTTTAGATATTACGGCAAGTTACGAAAAACGCTCAATTATGATAGATGTGGTTGCCTCCTGTGCTCAAAATATTTTCATGCCTTTAACAGTAGGCGGCGGAATAAGAAATATTGACGACATAAGAAATCTTCTTAAAGCAGGGGCTGACAAAGTTTCCATTAACTCAGCCGCTGTTAGAAATCCTGATTTTTTAAACGAAGCTGTAAAAATTTTCGGAAGCCAGTGCATTGTGATCGCAGTTGATGCAAAAAAAGTAAATAACGATTTTTTTGTTTTTATTGATGGCGGAAGGAAAGCTGCAAACATAAAGGTTATCGATTGGTTAAATGAAGTTCAAGAAAGAGGAGCAGGAGAAATCTTGCTTACAAGCATGGATAAAGATGGCACAAAGGAAGGTTATGATTTAGAATTAACAAAACTAGTATGCAAAAATTCTTCAATCCCTGTCATTGCTTCTGGCGGGGCTGGCAATGTTGAACATATAAAGGAAGTATTTGAAATTGGAGCAGATGCTGCACTTGCCGCATCAATATTTCATTTTGGCGAAGTATCAATTATTGAAACAAAAAAATACTTGTTACAACACAATATAAACGTACGTATTTAA